The segment cccaatacatttaaagaaCCCCACTAACCACCAAATACACAGACAAgaagcccccacccccaaatgcatattaaataaacaacccccaaatacatatacaaaaaacccaccccaaatgcatataaaccaCCTCCATCTCCCAAATCCATATAAAAGAAGTacttccccccaaatacatagaaaagaagtcctccaccccccaaatacatatatgaaataaaatcatccccaaatgcatataacccccccaaatacatatacaaaaatacacccccaaatgcatataaactgCCCCCAAccccaaaaacatataaaagaagccccccaaccaccaaatatatagaaaatatgTACTCCACCCACCAAATACAACGACAcgcaccccacccccaaatacatagaaaggaaaccccccgcccccaaatgcatatataaaatCACCCCCAAAAGCATATAAAATAAACATGCTcccaaatatatattaaaaaaacacacccaaatacattaCAGAACCCAACTactcccaaatacatagaaaataagcccccatccccaaatacatagaaaaatgtcCCCCAGCCCCCAACTACACAGacaagaaccccctaaccccaatgcatattaaaaaaacacaccccaaaatacatatactaAAAACCCACCTCAAATGCATATAAACCACctccaccccacaaacacatatgAAAGAagccccccacctcccaaatacatagaaaagtcaCGTACCCAACCAAAATACTTAAGAAATAGCCCCCCACCCCCGAAATAAATATAAAATCCCCCTaaccacccaaatacatagaaaagaagccccccaaccccaaatgcatataaaccaccacaccccccaaatacatagaaaagaagcctctcaccccccaaatgcatatataaaataaaatcacccacacacacattaaataaaaacatgctcccaaatacatatacgcaaaacccaccccccaaatgcatataaactccccccacctcacaaatacatataaaagaaaccccccaccccaaatacaaagaaaagaaggcccccaccaccaaatacatagaaaacacAATAATTATAGACGTCATAGAAGAGAAACAGTTGAAAAAAATTAATTGAatcatttgatttatttttaatgacATTTAATTATGTAATTGACCAACTCtaattaaaacaaatacattatCAATCTATGTGCTAATTATATTTTGAAGAAAGGACACAAGACGGtttgaataaaattaaataacTTAGTGATCTCTGTCTTCAACCAGCACATCTGTAATAATAAGACACTCACAAGGCCagaaattaattgaattaatatCTACAGTTGAAGGTCAATTACATTTTCTAAATCAAACAACAGAAAATTAAATCAGATGCTTTATCACTATGTTTGTTCATTATATTCTGAAATAATCTTaccaaattctgtatttaaaGCAGGCAACCCATACAGGTATACAGGAGAACCAGTAGCGAAATTCTAAAGTGCCCTGTATCATCTGGAATACCACGTAAGTATTAATCACATGAAATATATATGCTATTGATAGTGAATTGTATCCACATTAGGTCAAATGTATTCCATCTATACTTAAATGGTAAAATTGTGTATGACTATGCTCTAAAGCTGTTCAAAACTCTATCAAGCTGAACACATTACTGATTTTGCTATAGGCAGACACTATAAATTAGTATTACAGGCTAAATTAATTAAAGTCTCCCAGTTGCCAAATGTGGGAAATTTGGATGATAAAAAAAAGAACCAAAAAAGAAATTTCATAGAAAGCAATAGGAATTTGTCCTagcagtgatatactgtatgagaaTATGTACACAGTAATATAATAGAGTATTTAGGGGGTAAAAGatttgtgtactgtactgtagaaactGAAATATCATATAAATTAGTAAAAACGACCACACaatatgattatttttttttttaacagatttcAAGAACCAAAAGATGTTTCTAAAGGCTCTAGCTTTACTGGCTTTTGTATCTATTGCCTGCCTTGTACCACTTGGAGAAGCTAAAAAGTAAGACGTTTTTTTCTCAGAAATTTAAGTGCTAATTCCTTCTTCTAGTTATTCTAGTTTTGTTTTAGAGTGTATATATTGTTGTAGGGATGTTGTGAATTGATTTAATTAAATAGGCTACACTGTGAAGTGTTTGCAATATAATAATTTCCCAAAAATGCAACCTGTTAACACAAGCCAATATATATTTGGCATATATTTGGGTTGATTTACTTATTTGTTCTCAGAACATCCACAAGAATACATTTTTGGTCCTCACAATGCATGGAATACATGTAACATGTCACCAAGTGATAATGCATTTTCTGACTTCAACTTTTCTCTCTTCATCTTTAGTGAAGTTGAAAAACAGAATCAGTTAAAGAGGATGGTAGATTTACTACATGGAATAGAAGCTCTCAGTGAAAGAGACATCTCTGAGGAAGCCTATTTGAGGGAAATCAGAGGTTTCAGAGATGTTCTCAAAGGTGCTGCAAAAGCATTTGTTAAAACTGTAGCTGGTCATTTAGCCAATGGAAAGAGATCAACTGAAGAAGAGAAAGAGATGAAGAGAGTGGAAAATGTACTGCGTGATCTAGAATCTATGGATCTCTCACAACATGCATCTCAAAGGCAAATCAGAGGATTCAAGGACTGGATAAAGGGTGCTGCTAAGAAACTAATTAAAACAGTAGCCTCAAGCATTGCTAATGAGTAAGAGAGAGTTTGAGATCAGAGATATGCAATAAAAAAGCCTTACATATTGAGCTCTTGAATAGGCTTCTCTCCTTCCTGATCCATGTTAGACAGGTTATACCATGAGAGCAGTCTAGCAAAATCAGTGCATCTCACCTTTCTCAGAATCAACATTATGATGTAATTTACTGCCTGTGAATCTTTTTGGAAAtggttggcttttatttagcattTTCATGAATTATCTTTAATTAGTAATATTGTCAAGTCCAAAAATTATGCAGCTAGCAGTGAAATATTTTCATGTATGTAtgattacagtacaataaaaattaaatgcATAAATCAATAGtgctggtgttttttttttttaacctgaatGAATAACAAGAAAGCTTTGCATGTTTCTTCCCTGTTTCTTGATTACAGTAAACGTATGATGAAAAGTACTTGCATATAGTTTATTATATACTAAAGCAGtgaaattctgggcattattaaaatccctgctttctgattggttagaattctgggcattattcattcagtaatgcccggaatattTGGGAACGTGCCAATTTACCTTTCAGCGATGCAGGGAGAGCGCGCTGAGAAAAAAACGTCAATATTTAAacttcaacaaaagacaggggtgcccaatgctacatctaattgacaaaacatatatggtaataagtataaagtttaaatacttcaatgatcAGATAAGAACAAGAATTTGGTACTCTCTCAAAATGGAGGGTCTTATGGGGATTCTAAGAGACCCCTGTTCAAAGTTTCAAAAGGTATGGCAACCGTGGCTGATCTATTAGTCTCTTAACATGCAGGATCACCCACCCATAGATCAGTCCAATATCCTCCAATGAGAATCCATGTGCTATCCAG is part of the Ascaphus truei isolate aAscTru1 chromosome 9, aAscTru1.hap1, whole genome shotgun sequence genome and harbors:
- the LOC142502264 gene encoding maximins 4/H3 type 4-like, with amino-acid sequence MFLKALALLAFVSIACLVPLGEAKNEVEKQNQLKRMVDLLHGIEALSERDISEEAYLREIRGFRDVLKGAAKAFVKTVAGHLANGKRSTEEEKEMKRVENVLRDLESMDLSQHASQRQIRGFKDWIKGAAKKLIKTVASSIANE